Genomic DNA from Alistipes indistinctus YIT 12060:
CCGGTTGCCCGTCACTGCCCTTCACCACGCCGGAGTAAGTCCGCTCCTGCGCCTGAACCAGCGTCATGCTTAATGCTGTGATACACAGCACTAAAAACAATCGTAGAGTTCCTTTCATAATTAATTGTTTAAGGTTAATAACAAATACGCCGATAAATTCATGATTAACAGCATTATAATGCTTTCGACATCGAATTAATCGTTCGATTTATCTGGATAGGGGCTTCGGCTGGTTTTTAGGCAGGATTTCAGGCTGAGAAAATCGGGGGAAAAGTGTGCTGTTTTTGGGTAGGCCAATTCCTTTCGAAAAATTTGTTGTCACTTCGAATGACAAATAGGATTTTTAATGCCAGGAGAAACTTTTCAGATGTCAAAAACAAAAGGGTCGAGACAAAAATGAAAGGAATATTTTAGGGCTAAAGTGTTGTTATAAAAAAAAACTTTTATATTTGTAATTAGAAAACGAACGATTAAAACTGCTAAAACGGTCTTTACAAGGCTGTTTGTCATGCAGTTTTTCGGCGTATTTGTTATTAACCTTAAACAATTAATTATGAAAGGAACTCTACGATTGTTTTTAGTGCTGTGTATCACAGCATTAAGCATGACGCTGGTTCAGGCGCAGGAGCGGACTTACTCCGGCGTGGTGAAAGGCAGTGACGGGCAACCGGTCATCGGCGCCAGCGTGGAAGTGGTGGGTACTACCGTAGGCACTTCGACGGGCTTGGACGGTGACTACACCATCAAAGCCAAACAGGGAAGCAAGATCAAATACTCCTTCCTGGGCACGAAATCCGTAACGGTTACCGCAGGTGGTAGTACCACCATTAACGTTACCCTAGAGGATGATGCGCAGGCACTTGACGATGTGGTTGTGGTTGCTTTCGGTTCTACCAAAAAGAAAGACCTGACGGGTTCGATTAGCACGATCGATTCGAAGCTGATCAGTTCGCAGGCCAATTCAACGCTGTCCAAAGCTCTGGAGGGTGCCATTCCGGGCTTACAGGTATCCTCTGTCGACGGTCAACCCGGTCTGGATATGGGTATCCGTATCCGTGGTATCGGTACTGCCAGCCAGAACAACTCGAATGCATTGGTTGTAATCGACGGGGTACCGAATACGAACTCCAGTGTATTAGCAACACTAAACCCGAAAGATGTCGAATCGATCACGGTTCTGAAAGATGCCGCTTCGACCGCCCTGTGGGGTTCGCGCGGTGCCAACGGTGTTATCATGGTAACCACCAAGCGCGGCCAGCAGGGTAAAGCCAAAGTAACTTTCGAAGGTAAATGGGGTATCAACATGATCAGCAACAACGGTTCTCCCGATCTGATGCGCGATCCGGCTGATTACTACGAAATGGCTTGGCAAGGCATTTATAACTCGGTTCGCTACGGAGCTCAGGATCAGTATACAACTAATCTGAAAAGTCCGAATATGAGCCACGAAGAGGCGGCCCTGTTCGCCAGTCAACACCTGTTCAACTACACGGGAAGTACGACTGATTTTACAGGTCGCAACGGACTATACAATTGGATGTACTATGATGTTCCGGGAGCGACGTATGAAAGTACCGGCTCAGGCGTCAACAGGTCGGCAACGATGACAGGTGCTTATCTAATCGATCCCGCTACGGGAAAAATCAGTGCAGACGCCCGCCGCCTCTACGACCCCGACGATTGGGAGGATATGTTATATAAAAAAGCTTTCCGTCAGGAATACAACGTTTCCGTCAGCGGTGCGACTGACAAGACCGATTACTATATCTCTGCCGGATACCTACAGGATCCGTCGTACATCGAAGGTTCGCATTTTGACCGTTACAACGTACGCAGCAACATCAATACCCAGGTCACCAAATGGTTGAAAGCAGGTATCAATATGGGTTACAGCCGCCGTTCGATCCAATCTCCCGCAACGCGTTACGGCCGCAACTCAGGTGCTGCCGTACAGAATGTGTTCTTGTGGGCGAACGGTTATTCGCCGATGGCATCGATGTATGCACGCGACAAAAACGGGAACTATGTCCTCGATGAAAAAACCGGAGACAAGGTCGTTGTTGACGGTCCTGGCGTACAATATTCTCCACTCGATCCTACAGGAGGAAGCGTCTTAGGACGTTATCCCGTCACTTCGCGTGCTAATGCATATGATGTTCTGTATCAGTTGGAAAATGACAAGGATCAAACGATCTATAACGACCTGAACATGCGAGGTTATGTTGAAGCTAAATTCCTGAAAGATTTTACGTTTAACGCCAATTTGGCTGTCGACGAATCGTTTTCCGTCCGCGATCGCTACAACAATAAACTTCACGGTGCAGGTGTCAGCGAGAGGGGTTCTATGGGACGTATCTATGGCGACTACATGAACATCAACAGCCAGCAAACTCTGAACTGGGCGCACGACTATGGAAAACATCACGTGGATGCCCTGATCGGCCACGAATTCAACTGGATGCGCACATCCAGTATGAATTACAAAGCCTCCTATTCGCTGATCGATGGCTTCAACACCTTTGCCAACTTCATCAATATCAATGGTTCCACCAGCCCGCTTTCCGGTGTCGGTGGCGGTGAAGACAAAGAAGCCCTTGAAGGCTACTTCGCCCGTGCGAACTACGTATACGATAATAAGTATTATGCAACGGCCAGCCTCCGTTTCGACGGTTCTTCAAAGTTCCGGAATGTAAGCGATCAGTGGGGAACTTTCTGGAGCGTCGGAGGTGCATGGCGCATTTCCGCTGAGAATTGGATGCAGGACGCCACATGGCTGACCGACCTGAAAATCCGTGCCGATTACGGTGTAATCGGCAACCAGAACGGTATCGGCCGTTACGCAGGCTACCAAACGTGGACATATGCCGCAACCGGTTATACCACACCTGGCTCTTATACTCCCTCAGGCTGGAAATTGACGCAGGGTGCTTTTGCTAATGAGAATCTGACATGGGAAAAGAAAAAGACCGTCGATGTAGGCCTTGATTTCCGTCTGTGGGACCGTTTCTATGGCACACTCGATTGGTATCAGACGATTACCGACGACGCGATCTGGGATGCGCCTGTCTCTTACGCAATGACCGGACAAAGAACACTGCCGATGAACTCGGCCCGGATGCGCAACCGCGGTTTCGAATTGGAACTGGGTGTGGATATCATCAAAACCCCGGACATTCTTTGGTCGTTCGGCGTAAACGGAGGTACGTACAGCACTACGGTGCTTGAAGTCCCCGAAGGCACCGGCTCGGACGCATACGGTGGAAACTGGACCGCGTCCATCGACAAATGGGATGTTCAAGGAGCATATCTGAACGGATCTCCAGTCATCTATCTTCGTGGAATTGGCAAACCCTATTACAACCTGTACATGTACAAATACGGTGGCGTAGATTCGAATACAGGTCTGCCTTTGTACGCCTCCACCGTATCGAAGGATAATATAAGCGCCCTGCAACAGGCAAAACATGTGTACGGAGAAATTAGGGAAGGCAATACGGTCTATACGACAGACTATACACTCGCAACACGTCAGGAATTCGGCGATGTGACTCCGGATTTCGTCGGCGGCTTCAACACATCGTTCCGCTATAAGAATTTCGATCTCGCGGCGACTTTCGCATTCCAGATCGGTGGTTATTTCTATAGTAACAACTACTCCGACTGGTGGTACAATCCCCAGAACAATGATGGTATCGGCAGCTCGCACTTGTCGAAAGAGTTGAAAGGCAATACCTGGACCCCCGACAATACCGGCGCGAAATTCCCGATGGTATTCGCCTATTCTACGACTGACAAAGTGCACGGCGCAAATATCGGCAGCGATGAGAGCATGAAGACAGACCTCGCTCTGTTCAAAGCTTCGTACCTGAATGTCAAGAATATCACCGTAGGTTACAATTTCCCGCAGAAATGGATGGACAAGATCGGTATCGGCGGCATCCGTGTATACGCTTCGCTGGATAACTTCTGGATGATTTGCAAGAACGGTATCGACCCGCGCATGTCGCTAACCGGCGGTCTCGATGTGGGAGCCATGTCCTATCCGTACATGCGTACCTGCTCGCTGGGTGTTAACGTAACTTTCTAAAATTAACGAATTATGAAAAAATACTTGATAGCACTTTCGCTGGTGGGACTGGTCACCACCTCATGCTACGAAAAGCTAAACATCACTCCTCCCAATGCAATTACGAATGAACAGGTGTTGGAGTTGCTGAAAAACGGCAATGACGAAACCGTAACGACCATTATGGGAGCTCTGGCGGACGGTTTGAATGCCGAGTTCAAGCATACCGGTTCTTTGAACGGTTGGAGCAATGAATATTACACTTATGCCCAGGCGCTCGATGTCAATCGCAGTTTTGCGGGTAACGATATGGTATTGTCCGCTCAACCGCCCACTGGGGATGATCTGGCCATGTATAATTTTACCGGCCTTCGGACTTCCGATAATGTTACTAATGAGCCGTTTTGGATCCGGGGTTATGATTTGGTCCAAGCCGCAAATAAGGTTTTCAACCTATTGACCGACGAACTGGTAGCTGCAAACGGCAATGTCAAACTGAAGGAATATCAAGGCCGTGCTTACCTTACGCGTGCCTATGGCTATCTCTTCCTGATGGAGAACTATGGAACCGATGAATTGGGTGTTCCCATTTATACACGTTACACCCTGGCCCAGGAAGTTCAGGCTCGTGCTTCAGCTGCCGCGACATTCGATTCCATTA
This window encodes:
- a CDS encoding SusC/RagA family TonB-linked outer membrane protein, whose amino-acid sequence is MKGTLRLFLVLCITALSMTLVQAQERTYSGVVKGSDGQPVIGASVEVVGTTVGTSTGLDGDYTIKAKQGSKIKYSFLGTKSVTVTAGGSTTINVTLEDDAQALDDVVVVAFGSTKKKDLTGSISTIDSKLISSQANSTLSKALEGAIPGLQVSSVDGQPGLDMGIRIRGIGTASQNNSNALVVIDGVPNTNSSVLATLNPKDVESITVLKDAASTALWGSRGANGVIMVTTKRGQQGKAKVTFEGKWGINMISNNGSPDLMRDPADYYEMAWQGIYNSVRYGAQDQYTTNLKSPNMSHEEAALFASQHLFNYTGSTTDFTGRNGLYNWMYYDVPGATYESTGSGVNRSATMTGAYLIDPATGKISADARRLYDPDDWEDMLYKKAFRQEYNVSVSGATDKTDYYISAGYLQDPSYIEGSHFDRYNVRSNINTQVTKWLKAGINMGYSRRSIQSPATRYGRNSGAAVQNVFLWANGYSPMASMYARDKNGNYVLDEKTGDKVVVDGPGVQYSPLDPTGGSVLGRYPVTSRANAYDVLYQLENDKDQTIYNDLNMRGYVEAKFLKDFTFNANLAVDESFSVRDRYNNKLHGAGVSERGSMGRIYGDYMNINSQQTLNWAHDYGKHHVDALIGHEFNWMRTSSMNYKASYSLIDGFNTFANFININGSTSPLSGVGGGEDKEALEGYFARANYVYDNKYYATASLRFDGSSKFRNVSDQWGTFWSVGGAWRISAENWMQDATWLTDLKIRADYGVIGNQNGIGRYAGYQTWTYAATGYTTPGSYTPSGWKLTQGAFANENLTWEKKKTVDVGLDFRLWDRFYGTLDWYQTITDDAIWDAPVSYAMTGQRTLPMNSARMRNRGFELELGVDIIKTPDILWSFGVNGGTYSTTVLEVPEGTGSDAYGGNWTASIDKWDVQGAYLNGSPVIYLRGIGKPYYNLYMYKYGGVDSNTGLPLYASTVSKDNISALQQAKHVYGEIREGNTVYTTDYTLATRQEFGDVTPDFVGGFNTSFRYKNFDLAATFAFQIGGYFYSNNYSDWWYNPQNNDGIGSSHLSKELKGNTWTPDNTGAKFPMVFAYSTTDKVHGANIGSDESMKTDLALFKASYLNVKNITVGYNFPQKWMDKIGIGGIRVYASLDNFWMICKNGIDPRMSLTGGLDVGAMSYPYMRTCSLGVNVTF